The following DNA comes from Pseudomonas sp. Tri1.
ACCCGCTGTTTTCACCTGAGGCAGCGTTGCGATGGTTATGGGGGCGGAAAATGAAAAAGCCAGCTGGGCTGGCTCGAATTGGCAGCAATGCTCAAGTCAAGCGCGCCCCCTGTGAGAGCGAGCTTGCTCGCGATGGCGGTGGGTCAGCTTGCATAGTTGTTGAATGTGCCGACGCTATCGCGAGCAAGCTCGCTCCCACAGGGGGTGTTTGTGTGATCTGCGAGCAACTTTTCCCCGGGCAAAAAAACGCCCCGAACCAGTCGGGGCGTTTTTCAAGGCGCGGCGGGCTATCAGTAAGCCTTGCCGGTCTTGTAGAAGTTCTCGAAGCAGAAGTTGGTCGCGTCGATGTAGCCTTCGGCACCACCGCAGTCGAAACGCTTGCCCTTGAACTTGTAGGCCATGACGCAGCCGTTCTGGGCCTGCTTCATCAGGGCGTCGGTGATCTGGATTTCGCCGCCCTTGCCTGGCTCGGTCTGTTCGATCAGGTCGAAGATGTCCGGGGTCAGGATGTAGCGACCGATGATCGCCAGGTTCGATGGTGCGTCTTCAGGTTTTGGTTTTTCAACCATGCTGTGGACGCGGTAGATGTCGTCGCGGATCATTTCGCCGGCAATCACGCCGTACTTGTTGGTTTCCTGCGGATCGACTTCCTGGATCGCCACGATGGAGCAGCGGAACTGCTTGTACAGCTTGACCATCTGGGTCAGCACGCCGTCGCCTTCGAGGTTGACGCACAAGTCGTCCGCCAGGACCACGGCGAACGGTTCGTCACCGATCAGCGGGCGGCCGGTCAGGATCGCGTGGCCCAAACCTTTCATTTCGGTCTGGCGAGTGTAGGAGAACGAGCACTCGTCCAGCAGTTTGCGGATGCCAACCAGGTATTTCTCCTTGTCGGTGCCCTTGATCTGGTTTTCCAGCTCGTAGCTGATATCGAAATGGTCTTCCAGGGCGCGCTTGCCACGGCCGGTGACGATGGAGATTTCCGTCAGGCCCGCATCGAGGGCTTCTTCGACGCCGTACTGGATCAGTGGCTTGTTCACCACCGGCAGCATTTCTTTGGGCATGGCTTTAGTCGCTGGCAGGAAGCGAGTACCGTAACCGGCTGCTGGGAACAAGCATTTCTTGATCATATAAGTCCTTGAAAAGGCGGTGTGTACGAGTTTCGGGGCAGTCTAATCAGGCGACGGGCACCTTACAATGCCCGCACTGGCCAACCGATGCCATCATAGAGAAATAAAAAACGCCGGATAGTTCAATCGCCTTTCATCTCGATAGGTCCGGTGGTGCCCACTGTACGCCCATGAGCACTGTTTGCGAGCATTTGACGTATCATGGCGCCCTTGATTACGCCAACGAGGCAGCTAGATGTCGGTCACACAAAACGCAAACGGTTATTCGGTCAGCCAGGACAAGGACGGCCAATGGTGGATTATCAACTACCATGGCGAGCAGGTCGCCGGCCCCCTGCCCAGCAAAACGATGGCGGTGGAAGTGGCGGCGGTATTCCAGGACGACCGCTCTGCCCCGGCGGCCAAGGAACGTGACACAGCCCCGGCACGCAGCCCCCGCCGCAAGAAGTAAGCAGACAAGCCCCAAGTAAATGACGCACGGCATTGAACGGGGCTTTGTTTATCTGTACCGGAATGGCCATTCGCTATACTCTCGCGCCTGCCCCTCCCTTCCTGATGACGATTCCATGAAAACACTTCTGGCGCTGTTTGCCGTCCTGGCCCTGGCGGGCTGTGCCTCTGCCGAAAAAACCTACCTGAACAATGGCGAACAGGGACTGACCATCGATTGCTCCGGCGAAGCCAATGACTGGGCCACCTGTTATGAAAAAGCCGATGCATCCTGTGCCGGCACCGGCTACCGCATCGTCGGCACCGATGGCACACCGCAGGCCAAGGAAAGCGAAAAGACCCTGGGTGTCGACGTCGGCAACTACACCAGTCGCAGCGTCGTGGTGGTGTGCAAGTAAGAAGTTACATGTGGATCTCAGCGAACTTGATACCCAGGCCGCGTATGGTCTCGATCAGTTCGTCGAGGCTGCTGAAGGATTCGACTTCATCCTGCTCATCCACCAGGAAAAAACTGCGCCCGGCGCTTTTCTTGAAAAAGACGATCCATTCGCCTGGGCTCGCCGGGTTCTGAATCACATGGGTGGCAGATATAAGACCTTCTGCATGGCGCTCACGCACCTGCTCGCGTTTCATCGACTGACTCCATAAATGACAATGCCGCCAACGTTGACCGTGGCGGCATTTTTTGTCGAGGGCAACAGTTTATCCGATGCGTGCCCCGCTCGTCAGGCTGAGACGGCGCTCAACCGGAAATGCAGGCGTTGGCCGCGTCCTGCACATCGCCGGGACGCACAGGCACGTTGGACAGGCTTTCGTGCAACTTGATGCTGCTGCCGCTGGAGCGCTCGTCAATGTCGAACACCGCCGCCGGCAGGGTCGACAGTTTGCCCGGCACAATCAACCTCACGCCGTTCTTGTGCGGTTCCATTTGCAGCGGGCCACGGCTGCTGGCCAGCTTGTCGGCCACGCACTTGGCGTATTCATGGGGTTTCTTTCCGGAGATGACGCTCATGGTGGGCGGCGTCTGGTTGATGTCCGATACCGATGCACATCCACTCATTGCCAATGCCAACACCCACACGCTGCGCTTCATATGATTCCTCCAATAAAGACCCTCCGACAGTGCCGACGCCGTTTTTCTCCGGGGCCGCACCGCTTTTTTTATCCCGCTTCCTGCGATAAATGACCAAAGCCTGGAGCGCGGGCCGGATATTAACACTCGGGGCTGATAAACTGCGCATCATTGTCCCTTGCTATCGTTTTGATTTTGTAGAAAAAGCCCTTCTGGAGGCGCCCATGAAATTCATCCACCAGCGCGAGCACCTGAACGAAGACGATATCGTCGTTATCGAATGCTCCCAAATGTGCAACATCCGTTTGATGAACGACGCCAACTTCCGTAGCTTCAAGAACGGCGGCCGGCACACTTATCACGGCGGCGCATTCGATACCTTCCCGGCCAGGATCACTGCACCGAGCACCGGCTTCTGGAACATCACCATCGACACCGTCAACCGCCGGGCCATCAGTGTCACGCGCAAGCCGACCCTGACCCACAAGATCAAGATCATCCGGCGTTCCAGCTCGAAACTGAGCTGAGCATCGCCCCTTCAAGAAAGGCAAAACCGTGGCCCAGACAACCAAATACGTCATCAAGTACAAGCTCAACGGCGAACGCCGTTTCGAGTTCGCACAACTTCAAACCGGCACCGAGGAAGAAGCCAAGGCAGCGCTACAGGCGTTGCACGGCCAGACCGATGATGTCATCAGCGACATC
Coding sequences within:
- a CDS encoding DUF1883 domain-containing protein is translated as MKFIHQREHLNEDDIVVIECSQMCNIRLMNDANFRSFKNGGRHTYHGGAFDTFPARITAPSTGFWNITIDTVNRRAISVTRKPTLTHKIKIIRRSSSKLS
- the galU gene encoding UTP--glucose-1-phosphate uridylyltransferase GalU, producing the protein MIKKCLFPAAGYGTRFLPATKAMPKEMLPVVNKPLIQYGVEEALDAGLTEISIVTGRGKRALEDHFDISYELENQIKGTDKEKYLVGIRKLLDECSFSYTRQTEMKGLGHAILTGRPLIGDEPFAVVLADDLCVNLEGDGVLTQMVKLYKQFRCSIVAIQEVDPQETNKYGVIAGEMIRDDIYRVHSMVEKPKPEDAPSNLAIIGRYILTPDIFDLIEQTEPGKGGEIQITDALMKQAQNGCVMAYKFKGKRFDCGGAEGYIDATNFCFENFYKTGKAY